A stretch of DNA from Leptolyngbya sp. SIO1E4:
GCCGCGGCTTTTTCTATTTCAATGACATTTTAGAGAATGGGCCTAACTCTCCCTGGCTAGACTGGTTTAAGGTTGAAAACTGGCCCTTGTCCGCCTACGACGGCTCAAAACCAGCGAACTACAGTAGCTGGGTTGATAATCGTGCTCTACCCCAGTTCAATCATGCCAACCCAGCCGTGCGGGAATACCTCATGCGCATTGGCGAATACTGGATTCGTCAGGGGGTAGATGGTTGGCGCTTAGATGTGCCCTATGAGGTGCAAGAGCCAGGTTTTTGGCAAGAATTTCGCGATCGCATCAAAGCCATTAACCCAGAGGCTTACATCGTGGGTGAGATTTGGACAACCGCACAAGCATGGCTCGACGGCACCCAATTTGATGGGGTCATGAACTATTTGTTTACGGGGCCAACGTTAGCGTTTACGGCAGGCGATCGGGTCGTCATGGACTATGTAGAATCTCCTGCTTACTATCCCTACCCAGCCCTAGATGCCGCAGGCTACCGCGCCAAAATAGAAGACTTGTTAGCGCTATATCCCTGGGAGATTCAGCTAACGCAGCTCAATCTGCTCTCTAGCCATGACATTGCCCGTGCCCTCAGCGTGGTCGGGGATGATCAGGCCAGTCTGGAACTAGCCGTCCTCTTGCAAATGACCTTTCCAGGAGCCCCCAGCATCTATTACGGAGATGAAGTTGGGCTCAACGGCGGGCTGGATCCGGATTGCCGTCGAGTTTTTCCTCCAGAAACCGAGTGGAATCAAACCCTTTTAGACCACCACAGGACACTCACCCACCTACGCCATCGCTATATAGCCCTGCGAACTGGGCGCTACCTACCCATCCTGACGCAAGGACACCTGTATGGATTTGAGCGGCAAGGAGAAAAGGAATCCCTGATTGTTCTCGTCAATGCGGGTGAAGATGCAGCCAAACTTGACCTTAAAACCATAATTAAGGGCCCAACTAAGGGTTCTCAGAATCCGGTTCAGGTTCTGTATGGCCCGGTGACGTTAACGCAGACAGATGATCAGGGTGCTGGCTGGATAGCGCTTCCGGGTCGCTCAGGGGGGGTTCTGGAACGGCTTGTTTAGGCGCTTTCATTGTTAATCCCCGCGGGCGCCGCAGCACAATCGTCAATAATGTAACGACCGTCAGGGGAATGACAAACAGCAACATGACATTGCTAAAGAACCCAAGCTGATCATGACCAATAGCATCGAGTCCTAGATAAGCCGTATAGGCTACGTAATAGCTAATGAAGAGCAGCCCTTCCCAGCGAGAAATCCGATTGCCGGTGTAAAAGATAGGCAAACACGCGATCGCAACCGCCAACATGATGGGAAGATCAAACCGCATGGCAGCTGCAGACACCGGCACTCCAGAAATCGTTGCCGTTACCCCTAAAACAGTCAAAATATTAAAGATATTGCTGCCGATAACATTACCCACTGCAATATCCCGCTCTCCTCGGTAACACGCCACAACAGAGGTTGCCAACTCAGGCAGAGAGGTTCCAATAGCCACAATTGTCAATCCAATAATCAGTTGGCTGACCCCCATTGCTTCGGCAAGAGAGGTTGCTCCATGCACCAGCATCTTAGCCCCCACCGTGAGCAACCCCAGGCCTACCAGCAACAGCACCACATGTCGAACAACTTTTTGCCAGGTACGCTGTCCAAACTGCCCATACTCCTGAGCGTACTCTGCCTGTATCTCAGCATCAGACTCTCTTCGACTCTGAAATATGAGAAACCCGGTGTACAAGATGCTCCCCGCAAGCAAGATCACACCATCCACCTGATTCAGTTGACCGTCTAGAGAAAATATCAGCATCAGGACCGTGACACCGATCATGATCGGGACATCCAACCGAATCAGCTGTTGAGCCACAGTTAATGGAAACACGACAGAGGCAATCCCCAACGTCATCAAAATATTGAAGACATTGCTGCCAATCACATTTCCCAGCGCAATCTCCGCTTGCCCCAGTAAAGAAGCTTGTACACTGACAGCCAATTCTGGCGCGCTGGTGCCATAACTCACAACTGTGAGACCGATGACCAGAGGAGATAGGCCAATGATGGTAGACAACTTAGCGGCTCCACGGACAAATCCCTCAGCCCCAACTATGAGGAGCGCCAAACCAAACAATAACGAAACTAAAACGGCAAAACTCATAGCAGAGTAAAACGAGGCGGGTGATTAAGACGGGTAGATGGGAAGCCCTGCGACGCAGATTCCAAGGGAAACTGCATGTAAAGCGGCCTGTCAACAAATGCGCGATGGGTCAGCGACTGTTGTAGAGCCACTAACCTCACTATCTCAGCCAAAGGCATATTCAAGATGTGGAGAATTATCACTAGCGGTTCCAGGTGAATGATGAGGTCTGAGTAGTCCCACGCCTATCATGCTAGGCTAAATCCCCATCTTGGCACCGTTTTCCTGAGATATAGATTGCGTATATCGGGGATTTGACTCACTGTAGCTGATCAATTTTTGAGCCTTTTATGTTGCTTGCTCCTTGGCGTTCTCCTTTAGCCCGTGCCCTACACCGCAATCGCAGCCGTCCATACAGCCGGTACCCTCAGCTGGCTACGGTTAGACCCAATGGACGACCAGCGAATCGCACAGTTGTGTTTCGAGGATTTCGACCAGAAACAAACTGCCTTATCTTTGTGACCGATATTCGCAGTGCCAAGATACGGCACCTGAGAGAAAATCCTACTGCTGAGTTGTGCTGGTACTTTCCCCAAACGCGTGAACAGTTTCGCTTCGGTGGAACAGTCCAGGTGATTACCCAATCAGCAACGGATCAAGTCTCCTGCCAGGTCTATCAACAGGCTTGGGAGGCGTTGTCTGCCAAAGCAAAACAGCAATTTGCCTGGCCTCATCCTGGGAAAGCCAGAGCAATAGATGCATTTAAGGAAGTTCCCCTTGATTCTCAGAAACCACTCGATATGTTTGCAGTTCTGGTACTTGATGCCGATACCGTTGATCACCTAGAGCTTAAGGGGAACCCACAAAATCGTCACCAGTATCGGCGTCATACAGAGGGTACTTGGGAGGTATTGTCGATTAATCCCTAAAAATCATCACCACAAAAGATCGTCACATCAACAAAACCCATACACTCAACTGGGTAACAGCAACCACCCGTTGCGCAATTTAGATGCCAGCGCCATCTAGAAATTCAGTAATCACCCGATCTTCAAGGCGACAGCTTTTTTGAGGGGCAGCGCTGACCAGCGCTGGCTGCTCTCTATCTGCTTTCACCATTTCAAGCTGCTGCTCTAAGGCTTCGATGCGATCAACTAAGGTTCGAATAACCTGAGCCTCTGAGTCAGGTAAGCGGCCATGCTCTAGGGGGCCAACGCGCTCTCCAGCTCGGTAAACAACTCTGCCAGGAACACCGACTACGGTGCAATCAGACGGCACTTCACGAAGCACAACTGAACCCGCCCCAATCCGGACGTTATTGCCAATTTGAATATTGCCGAGAACCTTTGCCCCAGCGCCTACGACCACATTTTCACCCAAAGTTGGGTGACGCTTGCCAGACTCTTTGCCAGTTCCGCCCAGGGTGACCCCTTGATAAATCAGACTGTAATTTCCGACAATGGCAGTCTCGCCAATGACAACCCCCATCCCATGGTCGATAAATACGCCGTGACCAACAGAGGCCCCCGGGTGGATTTCAATCCCGGTCAAAAACCGGCCAACATGGGACACAAGACGGGGAATGAATGGCAGACCTAAGTTCCAGAGCCAATGGGCTAGCCTGTGCAGTAAAAGTGATTGCAGGCCAGGATAGCAAAACATCACCTCTAACCAGTTGCGGGCCGCTGGATCGCGTTCAAACACGATTTGGAAATCAGCCCGCAATGCCTTAAACCCCTTAAACACAGGTATAGCCTCAAAAAAGACACACTAGGAACTATCCTAGCGTCTGTTTCGGCTTAGAGAAATGCCCTATTCTGTCGCCGTCAGCGTGTAGCTGAATCGCTCTCCCTGCTCGTGAGCACCCACCCAGATACGATAAGTACCCGCCTGCCAATTTTCGTGGGTTACTTGAGCATCTAAATTGCTGCGGCTAATATCCTGTCCGCAGTAGACTGTATTGTCATTGGGCCCTTGAATGAGCAACGTTGTATCTTGGCCGCTATCTACCGTAATCGTGAGGTTAGGAAAATCGCTTTCGAGGGTCAAGATATGGTCTGGATTGGTATCTGCGTATCCTGTGCAAAAATTACCATTTGCATCGCTGCCTGCAATATTTGAGAGGGCAAAGGAACCCACGGTGCGCCCGCCTACGCTCGCTGTTGTAGGTGGATAGGCAGACAGCGTGATTCCTTCAAAGTTGGCAGATTGCGCAGCCACAGGATAAGCACTTAGTAACATAGTCAGGCTCCCTAAAAGAAACAGGGAGCGACGAAGCCTGGGGTTCGTCGAGAAAGTCATCATCTAAATCCTCACAATCCAACAATGTAGTCTTCCCTAAAGGAGCACAATTTTAAGTAGTTAAAGTACTCCCTCATCATTTTCATGGTGGCGTAGGGAGTGGGTAAGAGCACACTGTAATAGGCAGGATTGTAAAGTGTCCTTAAGCGCACAGTTGATTCTAAACGGAAGGTCGTGTACAGAGCAATTAACCCTGTTACGCTTTGAGCGTAATCGCTTTTGAAGAAGCATGAGCCTACTCTTCTCAATCGTCTTAATCGCGATCGCCTGCCTCATCTCTCAACTGGTAGATGGCTTACCTCATTTTTGGCATATTTTCTCAATAGCTCCCCTGTGGCTGATCGGGATTGTTGCCGCTAGCATAGTCGCTTGGTTTGTCAGCGATCCTTAAGGATTCAATGTGGGCGTATCAACAGTACCGTAAAGTTCTGGCAACTCCCTCGAAGGTGGCAAAGTCTTGGCATCTCGCGTTTCGATGTAGCCCATATAATAGGCTCCCGCTTCAATTTCTAAGGCACCTGCTACAACATCGCCTTCTAGACGAGCTGTGCGGCTCAAGGTGATCTTGCCTTCTGCGATCACGCGAGCCTTGAGAACCCCTTGCACCATAATATTCTTGGCCTTCACTTCAGGCCCTTCAACGAGTCCAGTAGATGAGATTTCTAAATCACCCTGCACTTCAACAGTCCCATGAATCACACCATCTACCCGAACCATGCCTTCTGCATGCAAAATCCCCTCAAACTCTGTCTTCTGGCTGAGATATGTCAATAAGGGTGCTGATTTGCGCCTGAACATATGTAATGGTTGCCTCATCTAACCGTTAGACTTACACACTCGCCACACAGAATAAAAGTACCCTCTCGTCTGTGCTTAGGTAGCACCCCGAACTGCAAGCTATCGATAAAGCATACAAGGAAAATGATAAAAGTCACGATCCTTTTATTGTCGACTTCAGGGGCAAGATAAGTTTTGTATTCCTGAATACAAGCTCATGGATGTTTGCTAGTAGCAGTCCATTTCAAGCTGTCGGAGATTGATCCCTAATGACTCTGTCTGTATTCTGAAAATTCTGAGTCTATTTCTTTACGTTCAATACGGAAGCCCGTTTGAAACCAAAGAAAAACCTTAAAAAATCGCATAGATTAGTAATTCTTGGGATCAATATAAAGAAAGGAAGTTCTAAAAAAGATTAGTGGCCTTACTGTCGCTATTTCAATGTCTTCTGACGCCAGCTTTATCACGTTAGGGAAGAGAAGATTTGGGGCAAAATATTTGAGGCCGCCGGGGTCATTAGCTCAGCCGATTCTGGTGGCCACGAACGGTTTCAGATATCTTGCGACACGTGACATAAAGGATGGGGATCTGTGCTGACAAGCCTTGGTGCTTATCAGCATGGTGGCTAGGGGTAACTTCTTTTCGGAATTTAGGGATCAGCTCTTTAAAAATTCGGGGTTAATCATGGCAGCAGCAAATTTAACAGTCAATCTTGAGAATGCGAATATTCAGTTTCAGCAGGCAAGTGCCCAAACCAGACTAGTGGTTTTGTACTATTTAGCAAAACAACTGCATCAAGCATCTAAAGCAGCAACGCCGAGTGCATTGTTTTCGCAAAAAGTACAGGCCGTGATTAAGCATGTCCAACAATTGCCCAAAGAAGAGCGGCATGAAGCCCTGCAAGAAATCTTGGCAGGAGCGCCCACCCGTCTGACGGAGGCATATGAGGCCTTAGATACCAATATGAGAATGGCTTTTTGGTATCGGGTAGCCAACAGCCGTCGAGGTGATGTTCTCCTTTCTAAGTCTCTGTATCAAGAGCCGAGCAGTGGTCAAAGGGCTTTACTGGCTGATCTGGCAAGCCGTGACTCTAACGAATTGGTCTCATTTCTGCACGAAGCCGTTGCTGATAAGGCAGTTGCTTATCGCTGCCGATAAAGAATTCGTATTTGAATAACATCTCAGCAGCATTCCAGCGGTG
This window harbors:
- a CDS encoding polymer-forming cytoskeletal protein translates to MFRRKSAPLLTYLSQKTEFEGILHAEGMVRVDGVIHGTVEVQGDLEISSTGLVEGPEVKAKNIMVQGVLKARVIAEGKITLSRTARLEGDVVAGALEIEAGAYYMGYIETRDAKTLPPSRELPELYGTVDTPTLNP
- a CDS encoding pyridoxamine 5'-phosphate oxidase family protein; the protein is MLLAPWRSPLARALHRNRSRPYSRYPQLATVRPNGRPANRTVVFRGFRPETNCLIFVTDIRSAKIRHLRENPTAELCWYFPQTREQFRFGGTVQVITQSATDQVSCQVYQQAWEALSAKAKQQFAWPHPGKARAIDAFKEVPLDSQKPLDMFAVLVLDADTVDHLELKGNPQNRHQYRRHTEGTWEVLSINP
- the cysE gene encoding serine O-acetyltransferase, yielding MFKGFKALRADFQIVFERDPAARNWLEVMFCYPGLQSLLLHRLAHWLWNLGLPFIPRLVSHVGRFLTGIEIHPGASVGHGVFIDHGMGVVIGETAIVGNYSLIYQGVTLGGTGKESGKRHPTLGENVVVGAGAKVLGNIQIGNNVRIGAGSVVLREVPSDCTVVGVPGRVVYRAGERVGPLEHGRLPDSEAQVIRTLVDRIEALEQQLEMVKADREQPALVSAAPQKSCRLEDRVITEFLDGAGI
- a CDS encoding glycoside hydrolase family 13 protein, which codes for MSIQTPEWVKHAVFYQIFPDRFARTHPPINRPEMAVPLEPWDSPPTLSGYKGGELWGVIEKLDYLQELGITALYFTPIFQSASNHRYHTHDYYQVDPLLGGNEAFAELLNAAHQRDMRVVLDGVFNHASRGFFYFNDILENGPNSPWLDWFKVENWPLSAYDGSKPANYSSWVDNRALPQFNHANPAVREYLMRIGEYWIRQGVDGWRLDVPYEVQEPGFWQEFRDRIKAINPEAYIVGEIWTTAQAWLDGTQFDGVMNYLFTGPTLAFTAGDRVVMDYVESPAYYPYPALDAAGYRAKIEDLLALYPWEIQLTQLNLLSSHDIARALSVVGDDQASLELAVLLQMTFPGAPSIYYGDEVGLNGGLDPDCRRVFPPETEWNQTLLDHHRTLTHLRHRYIALRTGRYLPILTQGHLYGFERQGEKESLIVLVNAGEDAAKLDLKTIIKGPTKGSQNPVQVLYGPVTLTQTDDQGAGWIALPGRSGGVLERLV